The following coding sequences are from one Hippopotamus amphibius kiboko isolate mHipAmp2 chromosome 9, mHipAmp2.hap2, whole genome shotgun sequence window:
- the VGF gene encoding neurosecretory protein VGF: protein MKSLRLPAPVLLCFLLLTKGLGAALPGHPEAQPPPPSSENKEPVAGDAVIGPKDVRAPEVRAARNSEPQDEGELFQGVDPRALAAVLLQALDRPASPLAPGGSQQRPEEEAAEALLTETVRSQTHSLPAPETQAPASPPRHQTKENGPEAADPSEELEALASLLQELRDFSPSSAKRQQETAAAETETRTHTLTRVNLESPGPERVWRASWGEFQARVPERAPLPPPAPSQFQARMPESGPLPEAHQFGEGVSSPKTHLGEALAPLSKAYQGLGAPFTKARRPETSLLSGSEAGERLLQQGLAQVEAGRRQAEATRQAAAQEERLADLASDLLLQYLLQGGARQRGLGGRGLQEEEEEEERETEREQEEAEQERRGGEERVGEEDEEAAEAEAEAEEAERARQNALLFAEEEDGEAGAEDKRSQEETPGHRRKEAEGADEGGEEDDDDEEMDPQTIDSLIELSTKLHLPADDVVSIIEEVEEKRKRKKNAPPEPVPPPRAAPAPTHARSPQPQPPAPAPARDELPDWNEVLPPWDREEDEVFPPGPYHPFPNYIRPRTLQPPAASRRRHYHHALPPSRHYPDREAQARRAQEEAEAEERRLQEQEELENYIEHVLLRRP, encoded by the coding sequence ATGAAATCGCTCAGGTTGCCGGCTCCTGtcctcctctgcttccttctaCTGACCAAGGGGTTGGGAGCTGCGCTCCCGGGGCACCCTGAGGCTCAGCCACCTCCCCCCAGCTCTGAGAATAAAGAGCCGGTAGCTGGGGACGCAGTGATCGGGCCGAAGGATGTTAGAGCTCCAGAGGTCCGAGCCGCTCGAAATTCAGAGCCACAGGACGAGGGAGAGCTTTTCCAGGGCGTGGATCCCCGGGCGCTGGCCGCGGTGCTGCTGCAGGCACTCGACCGCCCGGCCTCGCCCCTGGCACCTGGCGGCTCCCAGCAGCGGCCAGAGGAAGAAGCAGCAGAAGCTCTGCTGACTGAGACCGTGCGCAGCCAGACTCACAGTCTCCCAGCGCCAGAGACCCAGGCGCCCGCGTCCCCGCCTCGCCATCAGACTAAGGAGAATGGTCCCGAGGCGGCCGACCCCTCCGAGGAGCTCGAGGCACTAGCTTCCCTGCTTCAGGAACTGCGAGATTTCAGTCCGAGCAGCGCCAAACGCCAGCAAGAGACGGCGGCAGCAGAGACGGAAACCCGCACGCACACGCTGACCCGAGTCAACCTGGAGAGCCCCGGGCCGGAGCGCGTGTGGCGCGCTTCCTGGGGAGAGTTCCAGGCGCGCGTCCCGGAGCGCGCGCCCCTGCCGCCCCCTGCTCCCTCTCAATTCCAGGCACGTATGCCCGAGAGCGGGCCCCTTCCCGAAGCCCACCAGTTCGGGGAAGGCGTGTCCTCCCCCAAAACACACCTAGGTGAGGCATTGGCACCCTTGTCCAAGGCATACCAAGGCCTGGGCGCTCCCTTTACCAAGGCGCGCCGGCCGGAGACCTCACTCCTGAGCGGCTCTGAGGCGGGAGAGCGCCTTCTACAGCAAGGGCTGGCGCAGGTAGAAGCCGGGCGGCGGCAGGCGGAGGCCACACGGCAGGCCGCGGCGCAGGAAGAGCGGCTGGCCGACCTCGCCTCCGACCTGCTGCTCCAGTATTTGCTGCAGGGTGGGGCTCGGCAGCGCGGCCTGGGGGGTCgggggctgcaggaggaggaggaagaggaggagcgaGAGACcgagagggagcaggaggaggcgGAGCAGGAGAGACGCGGCGGGGAGGAGCGGGTGGGGGAAGAGGATGAGGAagcggcggaggcggaggcggaggcggaggaggcGGAGAGGGCGCGACAGAACGCGTTACTGTTCGCTGAGGAGGAGGACGGGGAAGCCGGAGCCGAAGACAAGCGCTCGCAAGAGGAGACGCCCGGCCACCGACGAAAGGAGGCCGAGGGGGCAGACGAGGGCGGGGAGGAGGACGACGACGACGAAGAGATGGACCCGCAGACGATCGATAGTCTCATTGAGCTGTCCACCAAACTCCACCTGCCAGCGGACGACGTGGTCAGCATCATCGAGGAGGTGGAAGAGAAGCGGAAGCGGAAGAAGAACGCCCCTCCCGAGCCTGTGCCGCCCCCCCGGGCCGCTCCCGCCCCCACTCACGCCCGCTCCCCGCAgccccaaccccccgcccccgccccagctcGAGATGAGCTGCCCGACTGGAATGAGGTGCTCCCGCCCTGGGATCGGGAGGAGGACGAGGTGTTCCCCCCGGGGCCCTACCACCCTTTTCCCAACTACATCCGGCCGCGGACACTGCAGCCGCCCGCTGCCTCGCGCCGCCGCCACTACCACCACGCCCTGCCGCCTTCGCGCCACTATCCCGATAGGGAGGCCCAGGCGCGGCGCGCGcaggaggaggcggaggcggaggagCGCCGGCTGCAAgagcaggaggagctggagaaTTACATCGAGCACGTGCTGCTCAGGCGCCCTTga
- the AP1S1 gene encoding AP-1 complex subunit sigma-1A isoform X3 gives MMRFMLLFSRQGKLRLQKWYLATSDKERKKMVRELMQVVLARKPKMCSFLEWRDLKVVYKRYASLYFCCAIEGQDNELITLELIHRYVELLDKYFGSVCELDIIFNFEKAYFILDEFLMGGDVQDTSKKSVLKAIEQADLLQEEDESPRSVLEEMGLA, from the exons ATG atgcGATTCATGCTGCTGTTCAGCCGGCAGGGGAAGCTGCGGCTGCAAAAATGGTACCTGGCCACCTCAGACAAGGAGCGAAAGAAGATGGTTCGGGAGCTTATGCAGGTGGTTCTGGCTCGCAAGCCCAAGATGTGCAGCTTCCTGGAATGGAGGGACCTCAAAGTTGTCTATAAGAG ATATGCCAGCCTCTACTTCTGCTGTGCCATCGAGGGCCAAGACAATGAGCTCATCACGCTGGAGCTGATCCACCGATATGTGGAGCTCCTGGACAAGTACTTCGGCAGC gTTTGCGAACTGGACATCATTTTCAACTTTGAGAAGGCCTACTTCATCTTGGATGAGTTTTTGATGGGGGGCGACGTCCAGGACACCTCCAAGAAGAGTGTGCTGAAGGCTATCGAGCAGGCAGACCTGCTGCAGGAG GAGGATGAGTCACCGCGAAGTGTGCTGGAGGAGATGGGTCTGGCTTAG
- the AP1S1 gene encoding AP-1 complex subunit sigma-1A isoform X1, with translation MTPGCGPDSPTPRNGKLGVQAVVRALHSSTLHRLMRFMLLFSRQGKLRLQKWYLATSDKERKKMVRELMQVVLARKPKMCSFLEWRDLKVVYKSYLSCAPVLRYASLYFCCAIEGQDNELITLELIHRYVELLDKYFGSVCELDIIFNFEKAYFILDEFLMGGDVQDTSKKSVLKAIEQADLLQEEDESPRSVLEEMGLA, from the exons atgacTCCAGGATGTGGCCcggactcccccaccccccgaaaTGGGAAGCTGGGGGTGCAGGCGGTAGTGAGGGCGCTGCACTCCTCCACACTCCACCGCCTG atgcGATTCATGCTGCTGTTCAGCCGGCAGGGGAAGCTGCGGCTGCAAAAATGGTACCTGGCCACCTCAGACAAGGAGCGAAAGAAGATGGTTCGGGAGCTTATGCAGGTGGTTCTGGCTCGCAAGCCCAAGATGTGCAGCTTCCTGGAATGGAGGGACCTCAAAGTTGTCTATAAGAG CTATCTCTCCTGTGCCCCTGTCCTCAGATATGCCAGCCTCTACTTCTGCTGTGCCATCGAGGGCCAAGACAATGAGCTCATCACGCTGGAGCTGATCCACCGATATGTGGAGCTCCTGGACAAGTACTTCGGCAGC gTTTGCGAACTGGACATCATTTTCAACTTTGAGAAGGCCTACTTCATCTTGGATGAGTTTTTGATGGGGGGCGACGTCCAGGACACCTCCAAGAAGAGTGTGCTGAAGGCTATCGAGCAGGCAGACCTGCTGCAGGAG GAGGATGAGTCACCGCGAAGTGTGCTGGAGGAGATGGGTCTGGCTTAG
- the AP1S1 gene encoding AP-1 complex subunit sigma-1A isoform X2, with translation MTPGCGPDSPTPRNGKLGVQAVVRALHSSTLHRLMRFMLLFSRQGKLRLQKWYLATSDKERKKMVRELMQVVLARKPKMCSFLEWRDLKVVYKRYASLYFCCAIEGQDNELITLELIHRYVELLDKYFGSVCELDIIFNFEKAYFILDEFLMGGDVQDTSKKSVLKAIEQADLLQEEDESPRSVLEEMGLA, from the exons atgacTCCAGGATGTGGCCcggactcccccaccccccgaaaTGGGAAGCTGGGGGTGCAGGCGGTAGTGAGGGCGCTGCACTCCTCCACACTCCACCGCCTG atgcGATTCATGCTGCTGTTCAGCCGGCAGGGGAAGCTGCGGCTGCAAAAATGGTACCTGGCCACCTCAGACAAGGAGCGAAAGAAGATGGTTCGGGAGCTTATGCAGGTGGTTCTGGCTCGCAAGCCCAAGATGTGCAGCTTCCTGGAATGGAGGGACCTCAAAGTTGTCTATAAGAG ATATGCCAGCCTCTACTTCTGCTGTGCCATCGAGGGCCAAGACAATGAGCTCATCACGCTGGAGCTGATCCACCGATATGTGGAGCTCCTGGACAAGTACTTCGGCAGC gTTTGCGAACTGGACATCATTTTCAACTTTGAGAAGGCCTACTTCATCTTGGATGAGTTTTTGATGGGGGGCGACGTCCAGGACACCTCCAAGAAGAGTGTGCTGAAGGCTATCGAGCAGGCAGACCTGCTGCAGGAG GAGGATGAGTCACCGCGAAGTGTGCTGGAGGAGATGGGTCTGGCTTAG